The Methylomusa anaerophila genome has a segment encoding these proteins:
- a CDS encoding IS110 family RNA-guided transposase — MKKADLLSTLFVGIDVSSRENVVCAIDYEAQKLLRFSVPNNHPGAIEMAEKLHAFLYGNRDINKLMLALESTSFYGIHIANYLSSCELLMPFHTHVYCLNPKMIANYKKSYIDLGKNDAVDAFVIADFARVGRITTAPWRGSQFLALQRLTRHRLHIAASLTREKTYMLLNIFLKFSQLSMLHEDQQPFSDHYGATASSVLTDFLSTEDIANMPMQALIDHIGQKGKNRFVNPGHTASLLQQAARNSYRLDKCLYEPLTLSIASSFNLISAYESEIKAINKAIEKTLKGLDPNAYHSLLSIPGIGPVYAAGIIAEIGSIDAFNSHSALAKYAGLVWRENQSGNFRADDTVLSKAGNSYLRYYLIEAASHVKNHIPEYAAFYHKKYDEVKTHQHKRALALTARKFIRLIFGLLANHQLYSKSRVSQI; from the coding sequence ATGAAGAAGGCGGATCTTCTTTCTACTTTATTTGTGGGGATTGACGTAAGTTCCCGAGAAAATGTCGTCTGTGCTATTGATTACGAAGCACAGAAACTTCTGCGGTTTTCTGTACCGAACAATCACCCGGGAGCCATTGAAATGGCCGAAAAACTTCATGCCTTCCTTTATGGAAACCGTGACATCAACAAGCTGATGCTTGCTTTGGAGTCCACATCTTTCTACGGAATTCATATCGCCAATTATTTGTCTTCCTGTGAGCTGTTAATGCCATTTCATACTCACGTTTATTGTTTGAACCCCAAGATGATTGCCAATTACAAAAAATCGTACATCGACTTAGGGAAAAACGATGCTGTTGACGCTTTTGTAATCGCTGATTTTGCCAGAGTCGGCCGAATTACTACTGCGCCTTGGCGCGGCAGCCAGTTTCTTGCTCTGCAACGCCTGACCCGCCATCGTTTACATATCGCCGCTTCGCTTACTCGCGAGAAAACCTATATGCTCTTGAATATATTTCTTAAATTCAGTCAACTTTCTATGCTCCACGAAGATCAGCAGCCGTTTTCCGACCATTACGGTGCTACGGCCTCTTCGGTTTTAACCGACTTCCTCTCTACCGAGGACATTGCCAATATGCCGATGCAAGCACTGATTGATCATATTGGCCAAAAAGGTAAAAACCGGTTTGTAAATCCTGGCCATACAGCCTCTTTACTTCAGCAGGCAGCTCGCAATTCTTACCGATTGGATAAATGCCTATATGAACCTTTAACCCTCTCTATCGCCTCATCTTTCAACCTTATTTCCGCTTATGAGTCCGAAATAAAGGCCATTAATAAGGCAATTGAAAAAACTCTCAAGGGGCTTGACCCAAATGCTTATCACTCTCTCTTGTCCATTCCTGGCATCGGCCCGGTTTACGCTGCCGGCATCATTGCTGAGATTGGCTCCATCGACGCCTTTAACTCTCACAGTGCTCTTGCTAAATATGCCGGTCTTGTTTGGCGTGAAAATCAATCCGGCAATTTTAGGGCTGACGACACCGTTCTTTCAAAAGCTGGCAATTCCTACTTAAGATACTATCTAATTGAAGCTGCCAGTCATGTTAAGAACCATATACCGGAATACGCAGCTTTTTACCACAAGAAATACGATGAAGTTAAAACTCATCAGCATAAACGCGCACTCGCACTTACTGCTCGTAAATTTATCCGGCTGATTTTTGGATTGCTGGCCAACCATCAGCTTTACTCTAAAAGTAGAGTAAGCCAAATTTAA
- a CDS encoding NAD(P)/FAD-dependent oxidoreductase, with protein MPFIVKYSGDKKGTSPIVPKDFKISTAGCVRGCTDPYCADFGVIAQGPDAFDIYIGGRGGSKKPAHGSRIAKNVTGQGVAEVLEYVLTKYCELGQPNERLCKVIERCGRDVFTPSNVKYAVSKEFDDFLAFMYE; from the coding sequence TTGCCTTTCATTGTCAAATATAGTGGTGACAAAAAAGGAACGTCCCCAATCGTCCCTAAGGATTTCAAAATATCCACAGCAGGCTGCGTCAGGGGCTGTACTGACCCTTATTGTGCCGATTTTGGCGTTATCGCCCAGGGGCCGGATGCCTTCGACATCTATATCGGCGGCCGCGGCGGGAGCAAAAAGCCGGCGCACGGAAGCCGAATTGCGAAAAATGTTACCGGCCAAGGCGTTGCCGAGGTTTTGGAGTATGTACTGACAAAATATTGCGAGCTTGGACAGCCCAATGAACGTTTGTGCAAAGTCATTGAGCGCTGCGGTCGTGACGTCTTTACACCATCCAACGTGAAATATGCCGTATCGAAAGAGTTTGATGATTTTCTCGCGTTTATGTATGAATAA